In a genomic window of Anoplopoma fimbria isolate UVic2021 breed Golden Eagle Sablefish chromosome 6, Afim_UVic_2022, whole genome shotgun sequence:
- the ppp2r2d gene encoding serine/threonine-protein phosphatase 2A 55 kDa regulatory subunit B delta isoform isoform X1, producing MAGKLLLKAGRGPTSLGVAGGNDFQWCFSQVKGAIDEDVAEADIISTVEFNYSGELLATGDKGGRVVIFQHEQESKNRPHLRGEYNVYSTFQSHEPEFDYLKSLEIEEKINKIRWLPQQNAAHFLLSTNDKTIKLWKISERDKRAEGYNLKDEDGRFRDPFRITSLRVPVLMPMDLMVEASPRRIFANAHTYHINSISVNSDHETYLSADDLRINLWHLEITDRSFNIVDIKPANMEELTEVITAAECHPLQCNVFVYSSSKGTIRLCDMRAAALCDRHSKFFEEPEDPSSRSFFSEIISSISDVKFSHSGRYMMTRDYLSVKVWDLNMENRPVETYQVHEYLRSKLCSLYENDCIFDKFECCWNGSDSAIMTGSYNNFFRMFDRNTRRDITLEASRESSKPRATLKPRKVSTGGKRKKDEISVDSLDFNKKILHTAWHPKDNVIAVAATNNLYIFQDKIN from the exons ATGGCGGGTAAGCTACTCCTGAAGGCGGGCAGAGGACCCACCTCACTCG GAGTTGCAGGTGGAAATGATTTTCAGTGGTGTTTCTCTCAAGTGAAAGGAGCGATAGATGAAGATGTTGCGGAAG CTGACATAATCTCAACAGTTGAGTTCAACTATTCTGGAGAGTTGCTTGCAACTGGAGATAAAGGAGGCAGAGTAGTGATATTTCAACATGAACAGGAG TCTAAGAATCGTCCACATCTGCGCGGGGAGTACAACGTCTATAGCACTTTTCAGAGTCACGAGCCAGAATTTGACTATTTGAAAAGTTTAGAAATTGAggaaaaaattaataaaataagatgGCTACCCCAACAAAATGCTGCTCACTTTCTACTTTCGACAAATG ATAAAACTATCAAATTGTGGAAAATAAGTGAACGAGATAAAAGAGCAGAAGGTTACAACCTGAAAGATGAAGATGGACGATTCCGAGACCCCTTTAGAATCACCTCTTTACGG GTACCAGTACTGATGCCAATGGATCTCATGGTAGAAGCAAGCCCGCGGAGGATCTTTGCAAATGCGCACACCTATCACATTAATTCCATTTCTGTAAATAGTGATCATGAAACGTACCTCTCCGCAGATGACCTAAGAATAAATCTATGGCACTTGGAAATCACAGACAGAAGTTTTA ATATTGTAGACATCAAGCCCGCCAACATGGAGGAACTGACAGAAGTAATCACAGCTGCTGAGTGCCATCCACTCCAATGCAATGTATTTGTGTACAGCAGTAGCAAAGGCACCATCCGCCTGTGCGACATGCGAGCAGCGGCACTCTGCGATAGGCACTCAAAGT TCTTTGAGGAGCCTGAGGATCCAAGCAGCCGATCTTTTTTCTCTGAgatcatctcctccatctcgGACGTGAAGTTCAGTCACAGCGGACGCTATATGATGACACGTGACTACCTCTCCGTCAAAGTTTGGGACCTCAACATGGAGAACAGGCCAGTGGAGACGTATCAG gtCCATGAATACCTTCGCAGTAAACTGTGCTCCTTGTATGAAAACGACTGCATCTTTGACAAGTTTGAGTGCTGCTGGAATGGCAGTGACAG TGCCATCATGACCGGCTCCTACAACAACTTCTTCCGAATGTTCGACCGCAACACCAGGCGGGACATCACACTGGAGGCGTCCCGGGAGAGCAGCAAACCACGGGCTACGCTCAAACCGCGCAAAGTGTCCACCGGTGGCAAGAGGAAGAAGGACGAGATCAGCGTGGACAGCCTGGACTTCAACAAGAAGATCCTCCACACTGCCTGGCACCCCAAAGATAACGTGATAGCCGTGGCAGCCACCAACAACTTGTACATTTTCCAGGACAAAATCAACTAG
- the ppp2r2d gene encoding serine/threonine-protein phosphatase 2A 55 kDa regulatory subunit B delta isoform isoform X2: MAGVAGGNDFQWCFSQVKGAIDEDVAEADIISTVEFNYSGELLATGDKGGRVVIFQHEQESKNRPHLRGEYNVYSTFQSHEPEFDYLKSLEIEEKINKIRWLPQQNAAHFLLSTNDKTIKLWKISERDKRAEGYNLKDEDGRFRDPFRITSLRVPVLMPMDLMVEASPRRIFANAHTYHINSISVNSDHETYLSADDLRINLWHLEITDRSFNIVDIKPANMEELTEVITAAECHPLQCNVFVYSSSKGTIRLCDMRAAALCDRHSKFFEEPEDPSSRSFFSEIISSISDVKFSHSGRYMMTRDYLSVKVWDLNMENRPVETYQVHEYLRSKLCSLYENDCIFDKFECCWNGSDSAIMTGSYNNFFRMFDRNTRRDITLEASRESSKPRATLKPRKVSTGGKRKKDEISVDSLDFNKKILHTAWHPKDNVIAVAATNNLYIFQDKIN, translated from the exons ATGGCGG GAGTTGCAGGTGGAAATGATTTTCAGTGGTGTTTCTCTCAAGTGAAAGGAGCGATAGATGAAGATGTTGCGGAAG CTGACATAATCTCAACAGTTGAGTTCAACTATTCTGGAGAGTTGCTTGCAACTGGAGATAAAGGAGGCAGAGTAGTGATATTTCAACATGAACAGGAG TCTAAGAATCGTCCACATCTGCGCGGGGAGTACAACGTCTATAGCACTTTTCAGAGTCACGAGCCAGAATTTGACTATTTGAAAAGTTTAGAAATTGAggaaaaaattaataaaataagatgGCTACCCCAACAAAATGCTGCTCACTTTCTACTTTCGACAAATG ATAAAACTATCAAATTGTGGAAAATAAGTGAACGAGATAAAAGAGCAGAAGGTTACAACCTGAAAGATGAAGATGGACGATTCCGAGACCCCTTTAGAATCACCTCTTTACGG GTACCAGTACTGATGCCAATGGATCTCATGGTAGAAGCAAGCCCGCGGAGGATCTTTGCAAATGCGCACACCTATCACATTAATTCCATTTCTGTAAATAGTGATCATGAAACGTACCTCTCCGCAGATGACCTAAGAATAAATCTATGGCACTTGGAAATCACAGACAGAAGTTTTA ATATTGTAGACATCAAGCCCGCCAACATGGAGGAACTGACAGAAGTAATCACAGCTGCTGAGTGCCATCCACTCCAATGCAATGTATTTGTGTACAGCAGTAGCAAAGGCACCATCCGCCTGTGCGACATGCGAGCAGCGGCACTCTGCGATAGGCACTCAAAGT TCTTTGAGGAGCCTGAGGATCCAAGCAGCCGATCTTTTTTCTCTGAgatcatctcctccatctcgGACGTGAAGTTCAGTCACAGCGGACGCTATATGATGACACGTGACTACCTCTCCGTCAAAGTTTGGGACCTCAACATGGAGAACAGGCCAGTGGAGACGTATCAG gtCCATGAATACCTTCGCAGTAAACTGTGCTCCTTGTATGAAAACGACTGCATCTTTGACAAGTTTGAGTGCTGCTGGAATGGCAGTGACAG TGCCATCATGACCGGCTCCTACAACAACTTCTTCCGAATGTTCGACCGCAACACCAGGCGGGACATCACACTGGAGGCGTCCCGGGAGAGCAGCAAACCACGGGCTACGCTCAAACCGCGCAAAGTGTCCACCGGTGGCAAGAGGAAGAAGGACGAGATCAGCGTGGACAGCCTGGACTTCAACAAGAAGATCCTCCACACTGCCTGGCACCCCAAAGATAACGTGATAGCCGTGGCAGCCACCAACAACTTGTACATTTTCCAGGACAAAATCAACTAG
- the bnip4 gene encoding BCL2 interacting protein 4 yields the protein MSLRKDIPSDESLQGSWVELNFSNNGSQSASHHGSQEQIPTAVADVEKMLLDAQHESGKNSSRGSSQCNSPLRAQTPLLMWKGSEANSSQSDEDFQERRREVENMMKKNADWIWDWSSRPENNPPKEFLLKYPKRSTSLSIRNTSVMKKGGVLSADFLKLFLPSLIISHILAIGLGIYIGKRLTSHNTY from the exons ATGTCGCTCCGAAAGGACATCCCGTCGGACGAGAGTTTGCAAG GTTCCTGGGTTGAGCTGAATTTCAGCAACAATGGCTCTCAAAGTGCCAGCCACCATGGGAGCCAGGAGCAGATCCCCACAGCCGTGGCTGACGTGGAGAAAATGCTGCTGGATGCACAGCACGAGTCGGGAAAGAACAGCTCCAGAGGAAGCTCTCAGTGCAACAG CCCACTCAGAGCCCAGACCCCCCTCCTCATGTGGAAAGGCTCAGAGGCAAACAGCTCACAG tcaGATGAAGACTTTCAAGAAAGAAGACGGGAAGTAGAGAACATGATGAAGAAAAATGCTGACTGGATCTGGGACTGGTCTAGTCGACCTGAGAACAATCCACCAAA GGAGTTCCTGCTGAAGTACCCTAAGCGCTCGACCTCTCTCAGCATCAGGAACACCAGCGTCATGAAGAAGGGAGGCGTTCTCTCTGCTGACTTCCTGAAGCTTTTCCTTCCTTCATTAATCATATCTCACATACTTGCTATTGGCCTGGG gatATATATCGGGAAGCGTCTGACCTCCCACAACACCTACTGA
- the LOC129092345 gene encoding alpha-2A adrenergic receptor-like: MGCLNFTSGNETLPGRHLYTMQTSVPLTILVGILILLTVSGNVMVVIAVTTSRALRAPQNLFLVSLACADILVATLVIPFSLANELMGYWYFGKVWCEIYLALDVLFCTSSIVHLCAISLDRYWSVSQAIEYNLRRTPRRIKCTIVIVWVLAAIISFPPLITMKKDEGEEDSPKCKINEEKWYIIFSSTASFFAPCLIMIMVYVRIYQIAKKRTRAQTGERQREHRNPGDTKCGLDPLERKGGDGRQVEEADGGEINGLDVEDEPSSSDGNESILCSLKKKRGTATTKVAHENPAETAPKPEAQPCVRVSKWKGRQYRERRFTFVLAVVMGVFVLCWFPFFFTYTLTAVCDACCVPETLFKMFFWFGYCNSSLNPVIYTIFNNDFRRSFKKILCKRERRGL; encoded by the coding sequence ATGGGTTGTCTGAACTTCACCAGTGGAAATGAGACTTTGCCCGGCAGGCACCTTTATACTATGCAGACCTCTGTACCTTTAACAATCCTTGTGGGTATCCTCATCCTGCTAACTGTGTCTGGAAATGTAATGGTAGTTATTGCTGTGACCACGAGCCGAGCCCTGAGAGCACCTCAGAACTTGTTTTTAGTCTCCCTGGCATGTGCTGACATTCTGGTTGCCACCTTAGTGATACCATTCTCTTTAGCCAATGAACTGATGGGTTACTGGTACTTTGGTAAAGTGTGGTGTGAAATCTACCTGGCTTTGGATGTGCTCTTCTGCACCTCATCCATCGTTCACCTGTGTGCCATCAGCCTGGACAGATACTGGTCCGTCTCTCAAGCAATTGAGTACAACCTGAGGAGGACACCGCGCAGGATTAAATGCACCATTGTCATAGTTTGGGTACTGGCTGCGATCATTTCATTCCCTCCGCTCATCACAATGAAAAAGGACGAGGGTGAAGAAGACAGCCCTAAATGTAAAATCAATGAAGAGAAATGGTACATCATATTCTCCAGCACTGCCTCTTTCTTTGCACCCTGCCTCATTATGATTATGGTGTATGTTCGAATATACCAGATTGCCAAGAAAAGAACAAGAGCCCAGACAGGTGAAAGGCAGAGAGAACATCGCAATCCAGGAGACACAAAGTGTGGCTTAGATCCTCTGGAAAGAAAAGGCGGAGACGGGAGGCAGGTGGAAGAGGCGGACGGTGGAGAGATCAATGGGCTCGACGTGGAGGATGAGCCCTCCTCGTCTGATGGGAATGAAAGCATCCTTTGTtccctgaagaagaagaggggtaCAGCAACTACTAAAGTGGCACATGAGAACCCTGCAGAAACCGCTCCAAAGCCAGAGGCGCAGCCCTGTGTGAGAGTGAGCAAGTGGAAAGGAAGGCAGTACAGAGAGAGACGCTTCACATTTGTTCTGGCTGTGGTCATGGGAGTGTTTGTTCTCTGCTGGTTCCCATTTTTcttcacatacacactcactgctgtgtgtgacGCCTGCTGTGTCCCAGAAACATTGTTCAAGATGTTTTTCTGGTTTGGTTACTGCAATAGCTCACTAAATCCTGTTATATACACGATATTCAATAATGACTTCAGGAGGTCTTTTAAAAAGATCCTTTGTAAAAGGGAAAGAAGAGGTTTGTAA